One stretch of Halichoerus grypus chromosome 10, mHalGry1.hap1.1, whole genome shotgun sequence DNA includes these proteins:
- the ALLC gene encoding putative inactive allantoicase isoform X3, with protein MADSPREGELARCPDFTQLADMASDAVGGKILFATDDFFAPAENLIKSDSPSFKVHEYTEFGKWMDGWETRRKRIPGHDWCIIKLGIQGIIRGFDVDISYFMGDYAPRMSIQAANLEEDGGIARLRVYGTGQKDWTATDPKEPFDLVAIAHGGACVGFSNAHFGHPNNMIGVGKARSVADGWETARRLDRPPVLENDENGILLVPGCEWAVFRLAHPGVITQIEIDTTHFKGNSPDSCKLDGCILTTQEEEDMIKQKWELPGHKWKPLLPVTKLSANESHLFDSLTLELQDVITHVRLTISPDGGVSRLRLKGFPSSICLLRPGEKPMMRFSVKAGFRANL; from the exons ATGGCCGACTCTCCCAGGGAGGGAGAGCTGGCCAGGTGTCCGGACTTCACCCAGCTGGCTGACATGGCGTCTGACGCTGTAGGAGGAAAG ATTTTATTTGCAACGGATGACTTTTTTGCTCCGGCGGAAAACCTTATAAAG AGTGACAGCCCAAGCTTCAAAGTACACGAATACACTGAATTTGggaagtggatggatggatgggagacCAGAAGGAAAAGGATTCCAG GTCATGACTGGTGCATCATCAAGCTGGGGATACAAGGGATTATCCGAGGCTTCGACGTGGACATTTCTTACTTCATGGGGGATTATGCTCCTCGAATGTCAATTCAAGCAGCAAACTTGGAAGAAG ACGGTGGAATTGCACGTCTTAGAGTATATGGTACTGGACAGAAAGACTGGACTGCAACTGACCCCAAAGAACCTTTTGACCTAGTGGCCATCGCTCACGGGGGTGCCTGTGTAGGATTCAGCAATGCACACTTTGGGCATCCAAACAATATGATAG GAGTTGGAAAGGCCAGGTCTGTGGCAGATGGCTGGGAGACCGCGAGAAGGCTGGACAGGCCGCCAGTATTAGAG AATGACGAGAACGGCATTCTCCTTGTTCCGGGTTGTGAATGGGCAGTTTTCCGATTGGCACATCCTGGAGTAATAACTCAAATAGAAATTGATACAACACATTTTAAAG GCAATTCTCCTGACAGCTGTAAGCTGGATGGTTGTATCCTGACGACTCAGGAGGAAGAAGACATGATCAAGCAGAAGTGGGAGCTTCCGGGCCATAAGTGGAAACCGCTGCTGCCAGTCACCAAG CTCTCCGCCAACGAAAGTCACTTGTTCGACAGCCTGACCCTGGAGCTCCAGGATGTCATCACGCACGTGAGGCTCACCATCTCCCCCGACGGCGGCGTGAGCCGTCTGCGACTCAAGGGCTTCCCCAGCTCCATCTGCTTGCTGCGGCCCGGCGAGAAGCCCATGATGAGGTTCTCTGTGAAAGCGGGCTTCCGAGCCAACCTCTGA
- the ALLC gene encoding putative inactive allantoicase isoform X2, producing the protein MADSPREGELARCPDFTQLADMASDAVGGKILFATDDFFAPAENLIKSDSPSFKVHEYTEFGKWMDGWETRRKRIPGHDWCIIKLGIQGIIRGFDVDISYFMGDYAPRMSIQAANLEEDKQPEIPQRGVRTGVAATPEEFEAVAELKSNDWNYLVPMTELKPGKPASSHNYFPVNSQQRWSHVRLNIFPDGGIARLRVYGTGQKDWTATDPKEPFDLVAIAHGGACVGFSNAHFGHPNNMIGVGKARSVADGWETARRLDRPPVLENDENGILLVPGCEWAVFRLAHPGVITQIEIDTTHFKGNSPDSCKLDGCILTTQEEEDMIKQKWELPGHKWKPLLPVTKLSANESHLFDSLTLELQDVITHVRLTISPDGGVSRLRLKGFPSSICLLRPGEKPMMRFSVKAGFRANL; encoded by the exons ATGGCCGACTCTCCCAGGGAGGGAGAGCTGGCCAGGTGTCCGGACTTCACCCAGCTGGCTGACATGGCGTCTGACGCTGTAGGAGGAAAG ATTTTATTTGCAACGGATGACTTTTTTGCTCCGGCGGAAAACCTTATAAAG AGTGACAGCCCAAGCTTCAAAGTACACGAATACACTGAATTTGggaagtggatggatggatgggagacCAGAAGGAAAAGGATTCCAG GTCATGACTGGTGCATCATCAAGCTGGGGATACAAGGGATTATCCGAGGCTTCGACGTGGACATTTCTTACTTCATGGGGGATTATGCTCCTCGAATGTCAATTCAAGCAGCAAACTTGGAAGAAG ATAAACAACCAGAAATCCCACAGCGAGGAGTCAGGACAGGAGTGGCAGCCACGCCGGAGGAGTTTGAGGCTGTTGCTGAG CTGAAGTCCAATGACTGGAACTACCTGGTCCCTATGACAGAGCTTAAACCAGGAAAGCCTGCTTCCAGCCACAATTATTTTCCTGTCAATTCCCAGCAGAGATGGAGTCACGTGAGACTCAACATTTTCCCGG ACGGTGGAATTGCACGTCTTAGAGTATATGGTACTGGACAGAAAGACTGGACTGCAACTGACCCCAAAGAACCTTTTGACCTAGTGGCCATCGCTCACGGGGGTGCCTGTGTAGGATTCAGCAATGCACACTTTGGGCATCCAAACAATATGATAG GAGTTGGAAAGGCCAGGTCTGTGGCAGATGGCTGGGAGACCGCGAGAAGGCTGGACAGGCCGCCAGTATTAGAG AATGACGAGAACGGCATTCTCCTTGTTCCGGGTTGTGAATGGGCAGTTTTCCGATTGGCACATCCTGGAGTAATAACTCAAATAGAAATTGATACAACACATTTTAAAG GCAATTCTCCTGACAGCTGTAAGCTGGATGGTTGTATCCTGACGACTCAGGAGGAAGAAGACATGATCAAGCAGAAGTGGGAGCTTCCGGGCCATAAGTGGAAACCGCTGCTGCCAGTCACCAAG CTCTCCGCCAACGAAAGTCACTTGTTCGACAGCCTGACCCTGGAGCTCCAGGATGTCATCACGCACGTGAGGCTCACCATCTCCCCCGACGGCGGCGTGAGCCGTCTGCGACTCAAGGGCTTCCCCAGCTCCATCTGCTTGCTGCGGCCCGGCGAGAAGCCCATGATGAGGTTCTCTGTGAAAGCGGGCTTCCGAGCCAACCTCTGA
- the ALLC gene encoding putative inactive allantoicase isoform X1, whose product MADSPREGELARCPDFTQLADMASDAVGGKILFATDDFFAPAENLIKSDSPSFKVHEYTEFGKWMDGWETRRKRIPGHDWCIIKLGIQGIIRGFDVDISYFMGDYAPRMSIQAANLEEDKQPEIPQRGVRTGVAATPEEFEAVAELKSNDWNYLVPMTELKPGKPASSHNYFPVNSQQRWSHVRLNIFPAILEDVKWYLTVVLICISLMTNDDGGIARLRVYGTGQKDWTATDPKEPFDLVAIAHGGACVGFSNAHFGHPNNMIGVGKARSVADGWETARRLDRPPVLENDENGILLVPGCEWAVFRLAHPGVITQIEIDTTHFKGNSPDSCKLDGCILTTQEEEDMIKQKWELPGHKWKPLLPVTKLSANESHLFDSLTLELQDVITHVRLTISPDGGVSRLRLKGFPSSICLLRPGEKPMMRFSVKAGFRANL is encoded by the exons ATGGCCGACTCTCCCAGGGAGGGAGAGCTGGCCAGGTGTCCGGACTTCACCCAGCTGGCTGACATGGCGTCTGACGCTGTAGGAGGAAAG ATTTTATTTGCAACGGATGACTTTTTTGCTCCGGCGGAAAACCTTATAAAG AGTGACAGCCCAAGCTTCAAAGTACACGAATACACTGAATTTGggaagtggatggatggatgggagacCAGAAGGAAAAGGATTCCAG GTCATGACTGGTGCATCATCAAGCTGGGGATACAAGGGATTATCCGAGGCTTCGACGTGGACATTTCTTACTTCATGGGGGATTATGCTCCTCGAATGTCAATTCAAGCAGCAAACTTGGAAGAAG ATAAACAACCAGAAATCCCACAGCGAGGAGTCAGGACAGGAGTGGCAGCCACGCCGGAGGAGTTTGAGGCTGTTGCTGAG CTGAAGTCCAATGACTGGAACTACCTGGTCCCTATGACAGAGCTTAAACCAGGAAAGCCTGCTTCCAGCCACAATTATTTTCCTGTCAATTCCCAGCAGAGATGGAGTCACGTGAGACTCAACATTTTCCCGG CCATCCTAgaggatgtgaagtggtatctcactgtggttttaatttgcatttctctaatgactaatgatg ACGGTGGAATTGCACGTCTTAGAGTATATGGTACTGGACAGAAAGACTGGACTGCAACTGACCCCAAAGAACCTTTTGACCTAGTGGCCATCGCTCACGGGGGTGCCTGTGTAGGATTCAGCAATGCACACTTTGGGCATCCAAACAATATGATAG GAGTTGGAAAGGCCAGGTCTGTGGCAGATGGCTGGGAGACCGCGAGAAGGCTGGACAGGCCGCCAGTATTAGAG AATGACGAGAACGGCATTCTCCTTGTTCCGGGTTGTGAATGGGCAGTTTTCCGATTGGCACATCCTGGAGTAATAACTCAAATAGAAATTGATACAACACATTTTAAAG GCAATTCTCCTGACAGCTGTAAGCTGGATGGTTGTATCCTGACGACTCAGGAGGAAGAAGACATGATCAAGCAGAAGTGGGAGCTTCCGGGCCATAAGTGGAAACCGCTGCTGCCAGTCACCAAG CTCTCCGCCAACGAAAGTCACTTGTTCGACAGCCTGACCCTGGAGCTCCAGGATGTCATCACGCACGTGAGGCTCACCATCTCCCCCGACGGCGGCGTGAGCCGTCTGCGACTCAAGGGCTTCCCCAGCTCCATCTGCTTGCTGCGGCCCGGCGAGAAGCCCATGATGAGGTTCTCTGTGAAAGCGGGCTTCCGAGCCAACCTCTGA